In Oryza brachyantha chromosome 2, ObraRS2, whole genome shotgun sequence, a single window of DNA contains:
- the LOC102704943 gene encoding protein WALLS ARE THIN 1-like has translation MEAAGRRKASSSGGGARLHVAMLALQLGYAGFHVVSRLALDMGVSKLVFPVYRNLIALSLLAPFAYFLEKKERPAMTASLLLQFFFLALCGITANQGFYLLGLENTSPTFASAIQNSVPAITFAMAAALRIEQVRLSTCDGLAKVAGTLLCVAGASVITLFKGPAIFGPTTNGHQQQQQQQQLAAVMAVGDGDKKSWTMGCVYLIGHCLSWSGWLVLQAPVLKRYPARLSVTSYTCFFGLLQFLAIAAFLERDAAAWVVRSGPELLTILYAGFVASGVAFAVQTWCIHRGGPVFVAVYQPVQTLLVAVMASLLLGEHFYLGGIIGAVLIVAGLYLVLWGKNQERATAAAKEAFSSAAAAAISDQPAAADSCLKQPFLPPPATSDNV, from the exons ATGGaggcggccgggaggaggaaggcgtcgtcgtccggcggcggcgcgcggctgcATGTGGCGATGCTGGCGCTGCAGCTGGGCTACGCGGGGTTCCACGTGGTGTCGCGGCTGGCGCTCGACATGGGCGTCAGCAAGCTCGTCTTCCCCGTCTACCGCAACCTCATCGcgctctccctcctcgcccCCTTCGCCTACTTCCTCGAGAA GAAGGAGAGGCCGGCCATGACGGCGAGCTTGCTGCTGCAGTTCTTCTTCCTGGCGCTGTGCGGGATCACCGCCAACCAGGGCTTCTACCTGCTGGGGCTGGAGAACACGTCGCCGACGTTCGCCTCCGCCATCCAGAACTCCGTCCCGGCCATCACcttcgccatggccgccgcgctCCGGATCGAGCAGGTGCGCCTCTCCACCTGCGACGGCCTCGCCAAGGTCGCCGGCACGCTGCtctgcgtcgccggcgcctccgTCATCACTCTCTTCAAGGGCCCCGCCATCTTCGGCCCCACGACGAACGgccatcagcagcagcagcagcagcagcagctcgccgccgtcatggccgtcggcgacggcgacaagaAGAGCTGGACGATGGGGTGCGTGTACCTGATCGGGCACTGCCTGTCGTGGTCGGGGTGGCTGGTGCTGCAGGCGCCGGTGCTGAAGCGCTACCCGGCGAGGCTGTCCGTCACCTCCTACACCTGCTTCTTCGGCCTCCTCCAGttcctcgccatcgccgccttcctggagcgcgacgccgccgcctgggTCGTCCGCTCGGGCCCCGAGCTCCTCACCATCCTCTACGCCGGCTTCGTCGCGTCGGGCGTCGCGTTCGCCGTGCAGACGTGGTGCATCCACCGCGGCGGCCCGGTGTTCGTGGCCGTGTACCAGCCCGTGCAGaccctcctcgtcgccgtcatggcctccctcctcctcggcgagcACTTCTACCTCGGAGG GATCATAGGTGCAGTGCTGATAGTGGCAGGGCTGTACCTGGTGCTGTGGGGGAAGAACCAGGAGAGAGCCACTGCTGCTGCAAAAGAAGCTttttcttctgctgctgctgctgccatttCTGACCAACCAGCTGCTGCTGATTCTTGCCTGAAGCAGCCattcctgccgccgccggcgacctcggACAATGTGTGA
- the LOC107303491 gene encoding WD repeat-containing protein RUP2-like, translated as MSNPSSPATATAGEQHDQDQGLQAPDEHSAAGIIPDDEDKLSPPRCEWEFRLAATVPSPALAGASDTIGSVDFDPTGRHLATGGIARKIRVYRAAEPSSPAGCICVPAKLSSVRWRPAAGEAAVAHVGCGDYDGVVTEYDVERGVPVWERDEHEGRRVWALDYAGGGAAMVASGSDDRTAHVWDPRAPAGTTGWATARAGGAVLCVEFDPAGGPQLAVGSADRRAVVYDVRALGRGAVASMDGHGRAVTYVRWALPAAARRVVTSAADGTHRLWALQAEAAEEGWSCPAREVRSYSGHVSGRSFVGMGVWRGAGLIASGSESGHVFVYDLRWSKPIWVHPFAAAFVTAVAWRQAVDNDDGDGHLVAGGSDGVLKLFTCHRRLSSDVAAGDDDDDVTAC; from the coding sequence ATGAGCAacccctcctcgccggccacTGCCACCGCCGGGGAGCAGCACGACCAGGATCAGGGGCTGCAAGCTCCGGACGAGCACTCCGCCGCTGGCATTATTCCCGACGACGAGGACAAGCTGTCGCCGCCGAGGTGCGAATGGGAGTTCCGGCTCGCGGCcaccgtgccgtcgccggcgcttGCGGGCGCGTCCGACACCATCGGCAGCGTCGACTTCGACCCCACCGGCCGCCACCTCGCCACCGGCGGCATCGCCCGGAAGATCCGGGTATACAGGGCCGCCGAGCCGTCTAGCCCCGCGGGCTGCATCTGCGTGCCGGCCAAGCTGAGCAGCgtgcggtggcggccggcggccggcgaggccgcggtGGCGCACGTGGGGTGTGGTGATTATGACGGTGTGGTGACGGAGTACGACGTGGAGCGCGGCGTGCCGGTGTGGGAACGCGACGAGCACGAGGGGCGCCGGGTGTGGGCGCTCGActacgccggcggcggcgcggcgatggTGGCGTCCGGGTCGGACGACCGGACGGCCCACGTGTGGGACCCGCGGGCGCCGGCCGGCACCACGgggtgggcgacggcgcgcgccggcggcgcggtgctCTGCGTGGAGTTCGACCCCGCCGGCGGGCCGCAGCTGGCGGTGGGGTCGGCCGACCGGCGCGCCGTGGTGTACGACGTGCGCGCGCTggggcgcggcgcggtggcgtcCATGGACGGGCACGGGCGCGCGGTGACGTACGTGCGGTGGgcgttgccggcggcggcgcggcgggtggtgacgtcggcggcggacggcacCCACCGGCTGTGGGCGCtgcaggcggaggcggcggaggagggttgGTCGTGCCCGGCGAGGGAGGTGCGGTCGTACAGCGGCCACGTCAGCGGGCGAAGCTTCGTGGGCATGGGGGTGTGGCGTGGTGCGGGGCTGATCGCCAGCGGCTCCGAGTCCGGCCACGTCTTCGTCTACGACCTCCGCTGGTCCAAGCCCATCTGGGTCCACCcattcgccgccgccttcgtcaccgccgtcgcctgGCGCCAGGCCGtcgacaacgacgacggcgatggccacctcgtcgccggcggctccGACGGCGTGCTCAAGCTCTTCacctgccaccgccgcctcagctccgacgtcgccgccggcgacgacgacgacgacgtgacTGCATGCTAG
- the LOC102705219 gene encoding F-box/kelch-repeat protein SKIP4, with product MASEIKHIGKLSCSNMDSSAPHTSLIHGLPDEIALLCLARVPRRYHNVLRCVSRKWRALLSSEEWHCCRKRNNLDESWIYVICRGTGIKCYVLAPDPATRSLKIMQVMEPPCSSREGISIETLDRRLFLLGGCSWLKDANDEVYCYDASSNCWSSVAPMPTARCYFVSATLDKKLYITGGLGLTDKSPNSWDIYDPATNSWCAHKNPMLTPDIVKFVALDGELVTVHKAAWNRMYFAGIYDPLCRTWRGTENEIAMCWSGSTVVVDGTLYMLEQSLGTKLMMWQKDKKEWAMLGRLSDKFTRPPCELVAIGRKIYVIGRGLSIVTIDLDTVRADGFLVSSSTGPLVEHDFPPERCRVISI from the exons ATGGCTTCTGAAATAAAGCACATTGGAAAGCTATCCTGTAGCAACATGGATTCTAGTGCCCCCCATACTTCGCTTATACATGGTCTTCCTGATGAGATTGCTCTTCTTTGCTTAGCGAGAGTTCCACGGAGATATCATAATGTTCTCAGGTGTGTCTCGAGGAAATGGAGGGCACTGCTATCCAGTGAAGAGTGGCATTGTTGCCGCAAGAGGAATAACTTGGATGAGTCCTGGATATATGTGATTTGTAGGGGTACAGGCATCAAATGCTATGTACTGGCTCCTGATCCTGCAACCCGTTCCTTGAAAATTATGCAAGTGATGGAGCCCCCTTGCTCATCTAGGGAAGGCATTTCCATTGAGACATTGGACAGGAGATTATTTCTTTTGGGTGGTTGTAGCTGGCTAAAAGATGCTAATGATGAGGTGTATTGTTACGATGCTTCTTCAAATTGCTGGAGCAGTGTAGCTCCAATGCCTACTGCTAG GTGTTATTTTGTTTCAGCAACTCTGGACAAGAAACTTTACATTACTGGTGGACTTGGTTTGACAGACAAGTCACCAAATTCATGGGACATCTATGATCCAGCCACAAACTCGTGGTGTGCGCACAAGAATCCAATGCTCACTCCTGACATTGTAAAATTCGTGGCATTGGATGGGGAGTTGGTAACTGTTCACAAGGCTGCCTGGAACAGAATGTATTTTGCAGGTATATATGATCCATTATGCCGAACTTGGAGGGGCACTGAGAATGAAATTGCCATGTGTTGGTCAGGATCAACAGTAGTTGTGGATGGAACACTCTACATGTTGGAGCAGTCGCTCGGCACAAAGCTGATGATGTGGCAGAAGGACAAGAAGGAGTGGGCCATGCTTGGTAGGCTATCTGACAAGTTTACAAGGCCGCCTTGCGAGCTCGTAGCGATTGGGAGAAAAATTTATGTGATTGGAAGAGGGTTGAGTATAGTGACAATTGACCTGGATACTGTCAGGGCAGATGGGTTCTTGGTGTCCTCTTCCACAGGCCCATTGGTGGAGCATGACTTCCCACCTGAGAGATGCCGCGTTATCAGCATCTGA
- the LOC102705497 gene encoding transcription factor LAF1-like produces MGCRSCDKPKMNYRKGLWSPEEDQRLRDYIVKHGLGCWSAVPAKAGLQRNGKSCRLRWINYLRPGLKRGMFSQEEEDIVINLQAKLGNKWSQIAMHLPGRTDNEVKNYWNSYLKKRVMQAQGSIPNSLATEVTSMSTTEPPSLHHHHHHHHTKNSSGSTTTSHDQDANLSSGGISISAPAPAAEAPFDHQQHKSFVFSGDWMPTAAATAGPESYSMSAQHWPASTASSGNVTPSHAGAFGDQMSGSYGALQHQQQQGSAAAMAGGGYFDLLNMGDIYGGFAATSDDLLF; encoded by the exons ATGGGGTGCAGGTCCTGTGACAAGCCCAAGATGAACTACAGGAAGGGGCTGTGGTCTCCTGAGGAGGACCAGAGGCTGAGGGACTACATTGTCAAGCATGGCCTTGGCTGCTGGAGTGCTGTCCCTGCAAAGGCTG GTCTGCAAAGAAATGGCAAGAGCTGCCGGCTGCGTTGGATCAATTACTTGCGGCCAGGATTGAAACGTGGAATGTTCTctcaggaggaggaggacattGTCATCAACCTTCAGGCCAAGCTGGGCAACAA GTGGTCACAGATTGCGATGCATCTGCCTGGGAGGACGGACAACGAGGTGAAGAACTACTGGAATTCATACCTGAAGAAGAGGGTGATGCAGGCACAGGGCTCCATCCCCAACAGCTTGGCAACTGAGGTCACCTCCATGAGCACCACCGAGCCACCATCGTTGCACCATCATCACCACCATCATCACACCAAGaacagcagcggcagcacgaCGACCTCGCATGACCAAGACGCCAACCTGAGCAGCGGCGGCATCTCCATCTCCGCTCCTGCACCGGCTGCCGAGGCGCCGTTCGATCACCAGCAGCACAAGAGCTTCGTCTTCTCCGGCGACTGGatgccgaccgccgccgccacggccgggCCGGAGAGCTACTCCATGTCGGCGCAGCACTGGCCGGCGTCCACGGCGAGTTCCGGCAACGTGACGCCGTCGCACGCCGGCGCTTTCGGCGACCAGATGAGCGGCAGCTACGGCGCATTGCAGCATCAGCAACAGCAAGGCTCAGCTGCTGCCATGGCCGGAGGTGGCTACTTTGACCTGCTAAACATGGGAGACATCTATGGCGGATTTGCTGCTACAAGTGATGATCTGCTCTTCTGa
- the LOC102703187 gene encoding serine carboxypeptidase 3 encodes MATVRVHLAAFLAVFLLAAAAEALRLPRDASFPKTQAERLIRSLNLLPKEAGPAGGGDVPSVAPGELLERRVTLPGLPQGVGDLGHHAGYYRLPNTHDARMFYFLFESRGKKEDPVVIWLTGGPGCSSELAVFYENGPFTIANNMSLAWNKFGWDTISNIIFVDQPTGTGFSYSSDDRDTRHDETGVSNDLYSFLQVFFKKHPEFAKNDFFITGESYAGHYIPAFASRVHQGNKANEGIHINLKGFAIGNGLTDPAIQYKAYTDYALDMNLIQKSDYDRINKFIPPCEFAIKLCGTNGKTSCMAAYMVCNSIFSSIMKLVGTKNYYDVRKECEGKLCYDFSNLDKFFGDKTVKEAIGVGDLEFVSCSTTVYQAMLTDWMRNLEVGIPALLEDGINVLIYAGEYDLICNWLGNSRWVHSMEWSGQKDFVSSHELPFVVDGAEAGVLKNHGALSFLKVHNAGHMVPMDQPKASLEMLRRFTQGKLKEESLPEQPMYAAI; translated from the exons ATGGCAACCGTCCGCGTCCAcctcgccgccttcctcgccgtcttcctgctcgccgccgccgcggaggcgctCCGGCTGCCCCGCGACGCCAGCTTCCCCAAGACGCAGGCCGAGCGGCTCATCCGCTCGCTCAACCTCCTCCCCAAggaggccggcccagccggcggcggagatgtGCCCAGCGTCGCGCCCGGCGAGCTGCTGGAGCGGCGGGTCACGCTACCGGGGCTCCCCCAGGGAGTCGGCGACCTCGGCCACCACGCCGGCTACTACCGCCTGCCCAACACGCACGACGCGAG GATGTTCTACTTCTTGTTCGAATCGAGGGGAAAGAAGGAGGATCCCGTCGTGATCTGGCTCACCGGAGGACCCGGCTGCAGCAGCGAGCTGGCCGTCTTCTACGAGAACGGCCCGTTCACCATCGCAAACAATATGTCGCTTGCTTGGAACAAATTCGGATGGGACACG atttcaaatataatttttgtggATCAACCCACTGGAACTGGCTTTAGCTATAGCTCTGATGATCGTGATACTCGTCATGATGAGACAGGTGTCAGCAATGACTTATATAGCTTTCTTCAG GTGTTCTTCAAGAAGCATCCAGAGTTTGCGAAGAATGACTTCTTTATAACTGGAGAATCTTATGCTGGGCACTACATTCCAGCATTTGCCAGTCGGGTTCACCAAGGAAACAAAGCAAACGAGGGCATTCACATAAACTTGAAG GGTTTTGCGATTGGTAATGGCCTCACGGATCCAGCAATCCAATACAAGGCTTACACAGATTATGCATTGGATATGAACCTTATCCAGAAATCAGACTATGACAGGATCAACAAATTCATCCCACCATGTGAATTTGCCATTAAGCTTTGTG GTACCAATGGGAAAACATCTTGCATGGCAGCATACATGGTATGCAATTCTATTTTCAGCTCCATCATGAAGCTTGTTGGGACAAAGAAT TACTACGACGTTAGGAAGGAATGCGAAGGCAAACTTTGCTATGATTTCTCAAACTTGGACAAGTTTTTTGGTGACAAAACGGTCAAAGAAGCTATTGGAGTTGGTGACCTTGAGTTTGTCTCATGCAGCACTACGGTTTATCAAGCAATGCTGACAGATTGGATGAGAAATTTGGAAGTTGGCATCCCAGCTCTACTTGAGGATGGAATCAATGTGCTTATATATGCTGGAGAGTATGACCTCATATGCAATTGGCTTG GAAACTCGAGGTGGGTCCACTCGATGGAATGGTCTGGCCAGAAGGACTTTGTATCATCTCATGAGCTGCCATTTGTAGTAGATGGTGCTGAAGCTGGTGTCTTGAAGAACCATGGGGCACTCAGCTTCCTCAAG GTACACAATGCTGGTCACATGGTTCCAATGGACCAACCCAAAGCTTCCCTGGAAATGCTGAGGAGATTTACTCAAGGAAAACTCAAGGAGGAATCGCTTCCCGAGCAACCGATGTATGCTGCGATTTGA
- the LOC102703753 gene encoding RNA-binding NOB1-like protein encodes MEEAWPPLAPSPAPAPAPPAAPTGGGAWGAAAVAERRAVAEESAAEAVSRLVASCANSSGVAVAVVDANAVIAGGTALSSSAAGRLVTVPEVLEEVRDASARRRLALLPAAVETVEPAPEFVKKVVKFARETGDLQTLSDVDIKIIALAYMLEAEIHGTNHLREHPPPLRVVNVRNLKDAPLPGWGSNVPNLAEWEELDQMSEAGGNLKSRILPLKDLENQEIPTSETNSISEKQGDEEHQPANKDACIAWEDDENNEGWLPAVSRSTHRRYLRRKARRDALKESEQSFETSSVDPSIDDDKSLSENGLNPVDGPSADPEKMTSRTDKDNEADNVGTIEETGGTDACIEELDNLDIKSETEEGADSSFADDGSSEQSWALRSLSESTVACITSDYAMQNVILQIGLRLLAPGGMQIRQLHRWVLRCHACSKVTQEVGKIFCPKCGNGGTLRKVSVTVGENGITMASRRPRVTLRGTKFSLPMPQGGRDAITKNPILREDQLPQKVLHPKSKKSSKQDDDFLGADDIFSHSGDKKVSLKPPVRKALAMFSGKRNPNDNHFSRKKH; translated from the exons atGGAAGAAGCTTGGCCGCCTCtcgccccctcccccgcccccgcccccgctcCTCCCGCGGCTCCTACGGGTGGAGGGGCATGGGGcgcggccgcggtggcggagcggagggcggtggcggaggagtcggcggcggaggcggtgagcCGGCTGGTGGCGAGCTGCGCCAACTCGagcggcgtggcggtggccgtGGTGGACGCCAACGCCGTCATCGCGGGCGGGACGGCGCTCTCGTCCTCGGCTGCTGGGCGCCTGGTGACGGTTCCCGAGGTGCTGGAGGAGGTGCGGGACGCGTCCGCCCGGCGGCGCCTCGCGCTCCTCCCGGCCGCTGTTGAGACCGTCGAGCCTGCTCCTGAATTCGTCAAGAAAG TTGTCAAATTTGCCAGGGAAACCGGAGACCTACAGACGCTTTCAGATGTTGATATCAAGATTATTGCTCTAGCTTACATGTTGGAAGCTGAGATCCATGGGACTAACCATTTGCGGGAGCACCCACCTCCCCTGCGTGTGGTAAATGTGAGAAACCTGAAAGATGCTCCGCTGCCGGGTTGGGGCTCTAATGTGCCAAACCTAGCAGAGTGGGAGGAATTGGATCAGATGTCTGAAGCAGGCGGAAATCTCAAGTCTCGCATTCTTCCGCTGAAGGATCTTGAGAACCAAGAAATCCCAACTAGTGAGACCAACAGTATTTCTGAGAAACAAGGGGATGAAGAGCATCAGCCTGCAAATAAAGATGCGTGTATTGCTTGGGAAGATGATGAGAATAATGAAGGTTGGTTACCTGCCGTTAGTCGCAGTACACACAGAAGATATCTAAGGAGGAAGGCAAGACGTGATGCCCTCAAGGAATCTGAACAAAGTTTTGAGACAAGTTCTGTTGACCCATCAATTGATGACGATAAAAGTTTATCTGAAAATGGTTTGAATCCAGTGGATGGCCCTTCTGCTGATCCAGAAAAAATGACATCAAGAACTGATAAGGACAATGAGGCAGACAATGTTGGTACTATTGAGGAGACTGGTGGTACGGATGCATGCATTGAAGAGTTGGATAACTTGGATATCAAAAGTGAGACTGAGGAAGGTGCTGATTCCTCTTTTGCAGATGATGGGAGCAGTGAGCAGAGTTGGGCGTTGAGGTCCTTATCTGAATCTACTGTAGCCTGTATAACCAGTGACTATGCCATGCAAAATGTCATCCTGCAGATTGGCCTCCGTCTCTTGGCACCAGGTGGCATGCAAATACGTCAGTTGCACAG GTGGGTTCTGAGGTGTCATGCTTGCTCTAAGGTGACCCAAGAGGttgggaaaatattttgcccAAAATGTGGCAATGGTGGCACCTTACGGAAGGTATCAGTAACAGTTGGTGAAAATGGAATCACTATGGCCTCACGACGTCCACGCGTGACACTTCGAGGCACAAAA TTTTCCCTCCCAATGCCCCAAGGTGGAAGAGATGCCATCACTAAGAATCCCATTTTGCGTGAAGACCAGCTTCCCCAGAAGGTTCTGCACCCTAAATCGAAGAAGTCAAGCAAGCAG GATGATGATTTTTTGGGTGCCGATGACATATTTTCGCACAGTGGGGATAAGAAAGTGTCTCTGAAACCTCCAGTGAGGAAGGCCCTTGCAATGTTCAGTGGGAAACGAAACCCGAACGACAATCACTTTTCTCGCAAGAAGCATTAA
- the LOC102703463 gene encoding glycerol-3-phosphate 2-O-acyltransferase 6-like — MAPSAAGRSFPPVTAYDASAGARRTVAADLDGTLLVSSSAFPYYFLVALEAGSYLRALVLLLAAPWLLVLYVGVSEAAAIGLLVFITFAGLRVRDVEAVARAVLPRHYAAGVRADTWAVFRGCGERRVVVTASPAVMVGEFVREFLGAEVAGTELETFASGKRFTGRIKAVLVGKKKREIVEKLFPAGDMPDVGLGDRESDHDFMAICKEAYMVPKNKRAPRAAADELLSRAIFHDGRLVRRPDPANALFALAYLPVGFVVALLRVFLNLPVPARFVRHTYRLTGIRLAIRGAPPPAPRPGAPGSLLVCNHRTALDPIIVSIALGRPVTCVTYSVSRLSTAISPIPAAALTRDRAADAARIAALLEKGDVVVCPEGTTCREPFLLRFSALFAELTDRIVPVAVAARQGTFYGSTARGWKFLDPYFFYMNPRPGYEVTFLPALKPEETCVAGGKSAVEVANHVQRVIAKELGFQCTTLTRKDKYMKLAGNDGRVAAKPKAN, encoded by the exons atggcgccgtcggcggcgggcaggTCCTTCCCGCCGGTGACGGCCTACGACGCgtcggcgggcgcgaggcggaCCGTGGCGGCCGACCTCGACGGCACGCTGCTGGTGTCCTCCTCGGCGTTCCCGTACTACTTCCTCGTCGCGCTCGAGGCCGGCAGCTACCTCCGCGCGCTGGTGCTcctgctcgccgcgccgtgGCTCCTCGTGCTCTACGTCGGCGTCtccgaggccgccgccatcggccTGCTCGTGTTCATCACCTTCGCCGGGCTGCGCGTGCGCGACGTCGAGGCCGTGGCGCGGGCCGTGCTCCCGCGCCACTACGCCGCCGGGGTGCGCGCCGACACGTGGGCGGTGTTCCGCGGCTGCGGCGAGCGCCGGGTCGTGGTCaccgcgtcgccggccgtcatgGTGGGGGAGTTCGTGCGGGAGTTCCTCGGCGCCGAGGTGGCCGGCACCGAGCTCGAGACCTTCGCCTCCGGCAAGCGCTTCACCGGCCGCATCAAGGCCGTCCTCGTCGGCAAGAAGAAGCGGGAGATCGTCGAGAAGCTCTTCCCCGCCGGCGACATGCCCGACGTCGGGCTCGGCGACCGCGAGAGCGACCACGACTTCATGGCCATATGCAAG GAAGCATACATGGTGCCCAAGAACAAGcgcgcgccgcgagccgccgccgacgagctgcTGTCGCGCGCCATCTTCCACGACGGCCGCCTCGTCCGCCGCCCCGACCCGGCGAACGCGCTCTTCGCGCTGGCCTACCTCCCCGTCGGCTTCGTCGTGGCGCTCCTCCGCGTGTTCCTCAACCTGCCCGTCCCGGCGCGCTTCGTCCGCCACACGTACCGCCTCACCGGCATCCGCCTCGCCATCcgcggggcgccgccgccggcgccgcgcccggGGGCGCCGGGGTCGCTCCTGGTGTGCAACCACCGCACCGCGCTGGACCCCATCATCGTGTCCATCGCGCTGGGCCGCCCCGTGACGTGCGTGACGTACAGCGTGAGCCGGCTGTCGACGGCGATCTCCCCgatcccggcggcggcgctcacccgcgaccgcgccgccgacgcggccCGCATCGCGGCGCTGCTGGAGAAGGGCGACGTGGTGGTGTGCCCGGAGGGGACGACGTGCCGGGAGCCGTTCCTGCTGCGGTTCTCGGCGCTGTTCGCGGAGCTGACGGACCGGATCGtgccggtggcggtggcggcgcggcaggGCACGTTCTACgggtcgacggcgagggggTGGAAGTTCCTGGACCCTTACTTCTTCTACATGAACCCGCGGCCGGGGTACGAGGTGACCTTCCTGCCGGCGCTGAAGCCGGAGGAGAcgtgcgtcgccggcgggaAGAGCGCCGTGGAGGTGGCGAACCACGTGCAGAGGGTGATCGCCAAGGAGCTCGGGTTCCAGTGCACAACGCTGACCAGGAAGGACAAGTACATGAAGCTCGCCGGCAACGACGGCAGGGTCGCCGCCAAGCCCAAGGCCAATTGA